The Rhodopirellula islandica genomic interval GATGGTACTGCATCGTTCCCAGACTCGGATGTTCTTCTTCGAGCCAAATCTCGACTCGTTGCAACTTCGCAAGTGTTTCGGAAGGGATCAGAATCTGGATGCGTTGCAGATGGTTGGCAAGCATCGTCAGCGAGCGGTGTTCTTTCTCGGAAGCATCGTCACCCGAAACAGTTTCACCCAAGAGAACGGGTTCGATGTGCACTCTCCAGCCTTCGATCTCACGGACCACCGGATCGAATCGCGGGGGCGATTGGGCTGGGCCGTCGTTTGCCAACACCGGCGTCAGAACCGCCAGGCAAAGAAACGAGAGACCAAGCAGCCTCCCGGTGGAAGGTATCCGGATGGCTTGGTTCATCATCGGCTCTTGGTCGCATTGGGAGGTTCGACTGCGAAAGTCAGTCGGCCTTCACCATGTCCATGAAGCCGATCATCATTTCATTCCAACTTTGGTCGCCCCATCCAACGGTCTGGGAAGGATCGGGGTTGCTCAGATTGTATTCCGAGTTGTCAAAGACCGCACGGCAGTGGACGACGGTCCCCCGAGGCAATTTTCGAGGTTCCTTCAGGATGTACTTCATCTGCCAGTTGAAATCGTAGGCGGGAACGTCCAGCAGGATTTCTTCTTCGCCATTGGGGAAGTGCGCCGTGTAGCGGAACGCTTTGCCGCGCAGGTGCATGTGTGGTGTCATCCCAAGCAGTTCGATGTCCCTTCGGACGGTGTGCTTCGCCGTCACCACGTGGTTGGCTTCGCCAGGTGGGATTCTGAATTTTGTTTCGATCGCGATGGCGCCTTCCAGTTCTCGGTCCACATTGGCTTTGTCGGTGAACTTGACCCCGATGTACGACAGATCGCTTTGGGCGGTGCCGTTGGGGGTGTAGTGCATCTCAAACAACAGCTTGCTGCCGGCTTCCGCATGGATCGCGACCCCGTCATCCAGATCGACCGGGGTGCTGCCGGGAGCGTAGCCCACCAACACCTTTCGTAGATCCACATTCCTGCCGCCCGGCGGGATCACATAGACCAAGATATGGTGAACAACGGCTCGGTTTTGAGGGCGTGCTTCGCAGGCAATGACGAACTTGTCCTCGTCCCAACCAGGATCGATCACGAATCGTTGATAGTCGACCACTCCTTCGGCGGGCACCTCGAATGGTTTGTCTCGCATTGGGATGACTTGATCGGGCTCGCCAATCTGCCATCCCGTGATGAACACGGGAGGTTCGGGCAGGTCCGACGGATCACCCTCGGGCATCCCACCATCGACCCATTGTTCAATCAAGTCCTTTTCTTCCTCGGACAACCGCGCGTCGTTGGCGAATTCGCCGTGTGCCGGGTTGGCCGACCAAGGCGGCATGCGGTTGTTGCCGATCACTTCGAGGATCGTGTCCTCCCATCCCTGCGTGTCTTCGTAGCTGGTCAGGGTGAACGGCGCGATTTCGCCGTCGCGGTGGCAAGTGACGCATCGTGAATTGAAAATCGGTGCGATGTGTTGGGTGTAGGTGATCTCGCCCAGTTCCGCGACTTCTTTGGTTCGTCCGATGTGGCAACCAACGGCCTCCGTCTTTGGTTGGGTGATCGATTTTCCGGCCAGCAGTTCTTCCACCGCGATGGCCAAATCGGAACGTGTCTTCTTGTCGCGAGCGTAGCCGACTCCGTACTGGTCATCGATGCGGCCGTGGTAGCGAATGACGCGATCGGCATCGATCAGGAAAACCTCGGGGGTTCGTTCGGCTTTCATTGCATCCGCGACGACGTTGCCTTTGTCCTTCAGCATCGGAAAGGCGATTTCGTGACGATGCACGTAGGCAGCCATTTCGGTCAGGCTGTCTTGTTTGTTGGAGTTGATCCCGATGACCTGGAGGCCGCGATCTCCGAATTTTTCCTGAAGGTCATTCAGTCGTGGACCATACAGTTTTGCCAGCGGGCACTCGGTTCCCAGGAAGACAATCGCCGCGCACTTCTTGCCCTCGAAATCGCTTAGCGAAACGGGTTTGCCGTAGGCGTTGGGCAGCGTGAACGTTGCGACCTGCTCTCCGATCGGAGAAGTGTCCGAACCTTCGGACTGGCGACCCGTCGCGGCATTGGCGAACGGGAACCAGGCATTTCCACCAATCAAGCATACGACTGCGAAGCAAACCAAACGACGATGCATCAGAGACCTCGGGCGGAGAGAATCAACAGGAAACGCTAGTTTCGCTGAAATGCGGTGGGCGTGTCACCCGCAGTTCCGTCTCGAATTGTACCGAGGTGTTCGACGCCGTGGCGGAAAGGCCGGTTGGGATGCCTTCGGGCGGAACTCCCAGGGATCCGAATTCTGGCAAATCCGGCTACGGGAATGGCACGCCCCGATGCTCAAGACGCGGCGGAATCCTACGGCAGTTCGAGTTCGCCCGACCAAGGCTGGTTGTCGCGGTACCAATCGACGGATGCGGCCAGTCCCTCGTTCAGTTCCACTTTCGGTGTCCAGCCGATCAATTCTTTTGCCTTGCTGATGTCGGCAGAGGTGATTTTGACATCGGCTTTGTGGAACGTCTTGTGTTCGACCTTGGCTTTCTTGCCCAGCAAGTTTTCGAGTCGACCGATGATGTCGTTCAAAGAGACTGGGGTTCCGCCGCCGCCCAAGTTGATGACTTCGTATCCAACGGGCTGCAGTGCCGCGATCGTTCCGGCGGCGATGTCGGAAACATAGGTGAAATCGCGAGATTGTTCGCCATCACCAAACAATTCGATCGGCGTGCCTTCGTCGATCCATTTGATGAATCGGAAGATGCACATGTCGGGACGTCCCGCGGGACCGTAGACGGTGAAGTAGCGGCAAACCGAGACGTCGATGTCGTACAAATGATGGTACGAGTAAGCCATCGCTTCGGCGGCTTTCTTGCTGGCCGCGTAAGGCGAGATTGGCGTGTTGACGGACAGCGTTTCGACAAACGGCATCGGTTGACCGGCGTACAAAGACGAAGTCGACGCGAGCACATACTTCTTCACGCCGACGCGCCGCATTTGGTCCAGCAGGTTGAGGCTGCCCATCGCGTTGGTCGTCATGTAGACGTGCGGGTTCTCCATGCTGTATCGGACACCAGCACGAGCGGCCAAGTTCAGCACCGCATCGAATGAATTATCGTCGAAGAGTTTCTGCAGCGTCGATGAGTCTTCGATGTCGCCCCGCACAAACGTGAACGCGTCGCCTTGCGAGGTCAGTTTCTCCAATCGGTGCTCTTTCAACTGCACGTCGTAGTAGTCGTTGACGTTGTCGATGCCGACCACGCGGTGACCGTCCGCCAGCAACTGCGAGGCGACTTCGTTGGCGATGAAACCAGCGCATCCGGTAACCAGGTACGTTTTGGACGACGAATCGGGCATCAGTTCGTGGCTCTCGGTTCGGGGTTGTGGAAAGTTCGCTGGGGTTCGGCGAGGTTCAAACTATAGTGGGCGGCCAGTTCCTCCATCCGATTTGCCACGCAGTCTAGTCAATGAAACGTCCTAAAATAGCCGTCTTCTTTGGAACCCGTCCCGAAGCGATCAAGGTCGCGCCGGTGATCAAAAGACTCGCGACGGACGACCGATTCAAATTGCTGTCGGTTTCCACGGGCCAGCACCGCGAAATGCTGGACCAAGTGATCGATATTTTCGATTTGCCGGTGCACCATGATTTGGGGGTGATGACGCCCGGGCAAACTCTGGCCGGCCTGTCCTCGAAATTGATCGCGTCGATCGATCAAATTCTCGAAGCCGAGCAACCTGATTTCGCTCTTGTTCAAGGCGATACAACCACGGTTCTGATGGCCTCGCTGGCATGCTTCTATCGCCGCATTCCAACCGGTCACATCGAAGCCGGTCTGCGAACGGGCAACCTGGCCAGTCCCTTCCCGGAAGAAGCCAATCGGGTGCTGGCCAGTCCCATCAGCACGTTGCACTTTGCCCCGACCTCGGTCAGCGAAGCGAACTTGCTGCGAGAACGCATCGATCCCGCGAAGATCTTTGTGACGGGGAACACGGTGATCGATGCGTTGCACCTGGAGGTTCAACAACAATCCAATCCCGATGTCGCAGCGAAGATCGATGAAGAACTGGGGGCGGTTCTGCCGAGCGATTGGCGCGACAAACGGTTTGTGTTGATCACCGGCCACCGCCGCGAAAATTTTGGTGGTGGCTTCGATGAAATCTGCGGCGCGATTTCAGAATTGGCCGAGCGATTCCCGGACGTTCGATTTGTGTACCCGGTTCACTTGAATCCGAATGTCTCCGGTCCTGTCCAAAAGGCATTGGGTCAGTTCGACAACGTGTTGTTGTTGCCGCCGCAGTCGTATCGTCCGTTTGTGGCTTTGATGCAGGCCTGCGAGTTGGTTCTGACTGACTCGGGCGGCGTGCAAGAGGAAGCACCTGGGCTGGGCAAGCCCGTGTTGGTGATGCGCGACACGACCGAACGTCCCGAAGGCGTGGACGCAGGCACGGTTCGCTTGGTTGGTCCGGTGCGGCAGAACATCGTCGATGGTGTCAGTGAGTTGCTCCGCGACCGCCAAGCCTATGACAAGATGGCGAGAGCCTCCAACCCTTACGGTGATGGCACCGCGTCGGAAAAAATCTTGGATGCGATCGCGCAGCACTACTGCTGAAGGGCTTGGGCAAGCTCGGTTTCATAAGCCCGGATCATTTGTTTGTAGTCTGCCAGAATCTTCTCGGGCACATCCACTTCTGCGGCGTCATCGACCAATGCCGCGACGACGTTGCTCACCGTGCTGGCGTTGATCTGTCGCTCGGTCAGCAAAACGGTTTGATCCGAACCGATCACCGCCGCGCTGCCGGGCCTCAGTCGCAACAACCCAAAGACATCGTCCAGGGCGTTCGCGTCCAGCACGGTGACGGCACCGGACCACGCCGACGCCAATTCTCGGCGAAAACCAGCGTCCTCGGTTGCCACGACCCAGCGAACCCGAGACAGATTGGATTGACGTGACTGGGTGATCGCGGCGGCAATCCAGCGTGGTTCAGTGGCGGAGACCGCTTCGTCTTGCGACAACCGGAACAGCACCACTTCGGATGTCGTGCCGCCAGAACGCAGCGTCCGCATCGCATCGTTCGGCAAGCGTCGGCCCAGGATGCTGGATGGGGGCGGCGGAGGAACGGGCACAAAACGCGAAACACGTTGAGGCGTGAACGGCGGTTGGAAATCGAAACGAGAGGAGTCTTCCTCGTCTGACGGGGGAGCAAACTCTGCTCTCCTGAATTCGAGGGTCAGCGAACTCTGCCTCGCATCCAAGCCTTCGATCAGCGGGAGCGGCAACTCCACACGCCGAATCACACTGACCGTGGGATCGACCCAGAAGACGTAGGACTTGCCTTCGGTTTCGGCCGCGATGCGTCGCATCTTTTGTCCCGCGAAGTTCGCGTCGGGCAACCACTTCAGCTCCGCGGTGGGTTCGAAGATCCCGGACATCGGATCGCCAGCGAACAGCCACTCCAGTTGTGGTGGTGGACCAGCCAAGCCTGCCGACAACTTGGACCGCAGGACTTCATCCGCTAGCACGCGATCCAGGTCCAGGCGTTGGTTCTCGGGCTGCTGCCAGGAATCCACCAGCATTTGCGAATCGAAGTGGCGTGTTTCGGGTTCATCGAACCACGCATTCAATTCGACCTGATTGGATTGCAACGTCGAGTTGGCACGCAGGCTAACCGAGTAGGCTTGCACGTCCAATTGCTTGCCAGTCCAACGCACGCGGAACGGCGCTCGCTGTTCTTGCCTTCCGCCTGAAAACAGCTCGGTTGACGCGTCCGCCATTGGGACCACCCGCAACACGACTTCGCTGGTGTCTTGGTAGTACGAGCTGCCGCGATAGCGAGCAAAGATTTGTCGCAGCCGGTCGCGTGGTTCTCCCCGAGCAATCACAAATTGTTGGGGCGTGGAGGCGGCTTCGTCCGTGGAGGAGGGCGACGGGGAACACCCGGCGGTCCATGCAGTGACCCCGGCGATGATGCCGCACGCAAAGATCCATTTCGCGAACTGTTGAGTCAAACCGTCACGCTTTCGTGTCGCTGAGTGAATCCATTCGAACGGCTTTGCACAGCAGCCGCTTCTCAGCCGCGGATCGGCCACACTTTCGGCAGATGAATTCCGCCGACCGAATTTGTTCCGCCAGCAAGGGCAGGGCGTGCGCGAGGGTGGATTTGTCCCATTTGCAAATCGACTTTTTGGGCAGTTTCGATTGAGTCAAACTGAGATCAGTGTTCGTAAGTTGGGATTTCGCGACCGTCGATGGAGGCGGCCGCGCGGTGAATGTCGATGTCTTGAGTGTACGTCAACATTTTCACCGATCCATCCACCATCGCCGCATTCCAGCCATGCGGGTGGGCACTGCCAAAGTCATGGCAGGCCAAACAGTTGTCCGGTTGATCCAGTCCCGGTTGGCGGGCACCGAACCGAACGTAGGAATGAGTGGTCGTCGGAATTCCGGTGTATCCGGCCAAGGGAGCTCGGTCGCCGTAGCAGTCTCCCGTCGTGTATTTCAGCGAATCCATGGCCTTTTCTCCGACCAAATACGTGTGGCTCAGGCCGTCAAACACCCGAGACAACCGCGTGCGGCCGCCGAGTCGCCAGACGCCGTCACGCTGACTCTCAATGATGCGGTCGTCCACTTCATTGACGGTCGCGGAACCTCCGCACATGGCGTAGTCGGTTCGTCCACCGGTTTCGCCATAACGGCTCAAATAGGGTTCCAGCAGCGGGTAGGCGTCGGCATCTCGCCGGGTCGGGCAGTGAAACGTTGAGACCGACGACTGAACATGTTGCTGGACCCGGTCAGTCGGCATGATCATCGAAGCGGCTCCGATTTGAGCCAATGGGGGTGCCAAGTCCGCTTGTTCCATCAGCGCCATCGCTTGGACCATCCAATTGCCGCCGTTGAATCGAGGGTCGGGCTGCCGACGATTGTCGAAATCGACCAGGTACGGCGGGACCTCGCCGGAGTAGCCTGGCAGGTCGCGAAAAATCGATTCGTAGTTTTGGCTGGCCAAGGCGATTTGTCGAATTCGATTGCGACACTTGGTCTGGCGTGCCGCCTCGCGAACGCTTTGAACCGCTGGCAGCAGAAGTGCGATCAGGACGCCAATGATGGCGATGACGACCAGCAATTCCACCAACGTGAATCCATGCCGTTTCACTGCTTCTTGCTCCGTCCTCACGGTCAAACCTCGATCACAGGGATGATTTGCGAGCCGGTTGTCGAACTCGGTGGAACCAGCTTTGAGCAATCGTGGGGAAGATCAAAGGCTTCAAAAATCATCCCCGCCAGGAACGGGCTTCGATTGGTTCCTCTTTTTTCGGAGCCAGCATCCCGCAGAGTCCGCCAGGTCCGGATATGCCGGTTGTGCGAATTTGCCCCCGGGTAACGGTCACGCGTGTTCGACCTGTTGATTCCACCCCGTGGTCACCGCTCGGTGTGCAGAAGATCCCGCGGACTCGTCGATACGCCGGATAGCTGGTCACCGTCGCCTGACTTTCGTGCATCGCAGGATGCCGAATTTCGATCTTCGAAGCGACACGTCTGGCACGGTTCGCAAGGACCGTGGGGATTCAAGGATGAACACCCCTCCGAAACACGCTGGGACTGCGATGGATCGCAACATGAAACCACGAATGCAGGCAGATCAGAACCACGTTGATCGATTCCGCAAGGATCGATCTCGTCGTGGTTTGCTGGTCCGACGTGTTTCGTTGGCAATCTTGATCGCATCGGTGAGCGTGTCGGCACAGGCAGGGGACGGCTCGACGTCTGGCCGAGTCTGGCAACCGCGACCGCTGGCATTGCCACCCACCTCCGCGACGGCTCCTGCCTGGAAACCACCGACGCCCCAGCCCACCGTGGTGGCGCCCTCGCCGCCACCCGTCACGATCATCATGACGGCCCCGGCACCACCCGCGGAAGAGCCACCAGCGATCACGCGGCGCCGCCAAGCCAACCGGGGCGGCAGTGCAACTGCTTCGCTGGGTCGATCGCAACAAACGTTCTCTCGACCGATGCCCGCTTCGGACCCAATCAACCATCACGCTCGGACAGCAGAACTGGCTCAGTCCGCGGTCGATCAGCTTCGCAGTGCCCACTTCGCTGCTCGGCGAGGTGCGTTCCATTCGGCGAAAGAATCCGCAACGCAGACGCTTCGGATCATTGCTTCCCTGCGAGATTCGCAAATGGGAGGCAACCTGCACACGTCTCAGCTTAACGAAGCGATCACTGCCATTCGTGAGTCGACCGATTTCACCGGACGTTATGGACCGGTCGACCAAGCCGCCCTGCAGCGATTGGTGGACGTGCACAAGACGCCGGCGCTGCACGGTGTGAACACATCCTCGTTGACCGCCGAACGCGCGATCGAGGCTTACCTCAACCACGCACGGCAGCGTTGGGTCGAGGCCACCGTGGGCGGACCGCTTGCGGCCGAAGCGACCCTGATTCTGGCGGACTTGGAAGCCGCAACGCTGACCCCGCAATCGTCGGATTTGACTGAGTCTCGCTCGCGTTTGCATGCCTCGGAACTGGCGTTGATGTATCGGCGTGCGGCGGTTGAAATTGGTCCCGACAATCCACAAGCCACGGCGGAGCTCGGGCGCAACTTGCTCCGTCGATCGATGCCCGCGATTGCCAAGGAGTTGTTGTTGTTGAGTGTGCAGCAGAAACCAACGCGACAAAGCGTCGAGGATTTGATGCGAGCGGCAAGCCAATCCGGAGACGCCCAGTTGGCCGCGGAATGCCAGCAGCAACTCGCGTCAACGAACCTGCCCAGCGAACTGCCCATTCAAGTTTTGTCGCCGACACAATTCTCGAAAACGAACCAGCAGTTTGCGGCGGCGAATTCAACCCCCACTCACTCACTCAGCAGTCAAGCTAGCGCGAGGGCAGGGCAGTCGGCTTACCCGCAAACGGCGTCTCGTCCAACCTCGCGGAACTCGGTCGGCCAAGGTCACTTGATCGTGCCAGCACAAAACGGTCGTTCGGTGCAATCGCGAATGGTTGATCCGTCGATGCCCGCCGCTCCTGCTCGTTCGACAACGCCCCGCAGCGGTCTGTTTTGGTAATGCAAGCCAACGCCCTCACCGTCCACCTGATTTCGATGGATCGTCCCATGAAACCAACTCGTCTTCGATCGGCGTTTCGTCGCGTTTGCCTGGCAACCGGACTGTTGTTGCCATTGGTCTTCGTGGGGGCCTTGTCCGCGCAGGAATTGGTCGCGCCGGGACAAGCGACGCCCGAAACCAACCCGCGTCCGACGGTGCTGGGGAGCAACACCGGCACGTTGCCCACCCCGTCGTTCGACATGGACAACCTGCCTGACAGTCCGCCGGTCAATGAAGATGAACTGCTGGAGGTCAACTCGCTGCGGGATTATCGGCAGCGTTTGGAAGAGCACAACTTGCGGGCCGAGCAAGCCAAGCTGGAAGCTCGTGCACGTTTCGAATCACGCTCTCGCGATTTGATTCCCGGGCTGCCGTCCCAACCCGCCCCGCCGGAACCGACCGCGACACGCAATGACACGTTGCCGGAGGCGGTCCCCGCACCCTCACCGGCCCAAACCTTGGCTCCGCCACCCGTGCCGCCTGCAGCGAAGGTTCCAACACCGAAGCTGCCATCAGCCCAGCAAGCAACGGACAAAGAGAAGCTGCTGGAACTGCCGCCACCACTGCGTCCTCGTCAGCCTCAAGCGGACCGAGCGGTTCCCCCACGCCCACAGCGATTGGGCGGCAGTGCACCGGCAACCAGCCAGGATGAATTGCCGGAGTTTCGTCCTGTTCCAACTCGCAATCGGCTTCAGCCATCGGAACGAACCGAGCCGACAGCGCCCAGCGATCCTTCCAAGCGTCTCGAAGCGTTGATGGAAGAGGACACCGCGGTGGAATCGTCCAGCGATCTGGAAGCCCCGCGGAAGTCACCCGCGCCGGAGGCTCGTTCGACTCGGCCTGTCGCTCCGCCGACGCCTCCCGTGAAACGCACAGAAGGAAGTCAACCAAAGCGTGAGCCGGAGCCGAGGGAGCCTGCAACGGAACCGGAACCTCGTTCGCGGTCGGTGATCGACACCGAGGCAATTGACTCGAAGCAATTTTCGACAAACTCAAGCCGCAGTGGATCCGCTCCAGCTCGCAACATGGGAACGCCTTCGTGGCCGGACTTGATGCAGGACGAAGTCACGCGTTGGCCCTTGCCCGCGTCGTTTGCGTCGCACGGCGGAGGCCCCTTGTCGGGTCACCCCAGTTCAGTCACCTGCTCGACGTGTGGTGGGTGCGTTGATCGCAATGGAGTTGGCGTCGAACGTCTGAGCAAGACCATTGGGCTTGGCACTGGAACCCATCCTGCCTGTCAGTGCTGGCGTTGTCCTCAAAGCATGCCATTCAATGTGGATGGACCCGGCAACTATCTCGGACCGGCACGCAGCACGCCGGTGCACGAGTATCGATTGCGTAGCGGCGACCAAGTTCAGTTGACGTTCTTGATCAAAACCGTTCGTTCGGTGGGTGCTTATCGTTTGGTTGTCGGTGACGAACTGCTGATCGAATCGGAAGCGGATGAAAAGCTGACCCGTGGAACGCTGGAACGTGGATTGGAAATCCAACCCGATGGAACGATCACGCTGCGGTTCATCGGTCAGATTCACGCTGCCGGACAAACCATCGATCAGCTTCGTGAATTGCTCAACGAACGCTACGAGGAGTACTACCCTGATCCGTCGATCGATGTGACTCCGGTCGCAACCGGCAACATCGCACGACAAATTCGGGAAGCCATCAGCGGCTCCGAAGGGTTCAACCCTCAGCAAACCGTGCAAACGATCACGCCCGAGGGAACGCTCCGCTTGCCTCGGCTGGGAGCGGTGCCGGCGCAAGGTCTGACGCTGAGCGAACTGAAGCGTGAAATCATCCTGCGATACGATTCGATGTCGGCTGGTTTGGACGTGGAAGTCGTTTTGGAACAACAGGCTCCCCATTACGTGTATGTCCTTGGCGAAGTCACCACACCGGGCCGATTCGAGATCGATGCACCGACGACCGTGCTCGGTGGAATCGCCTTGGGTGGCGGGTACGTGCCAGGGGCAAACCTGCGTCAGGTCGTGATTTTCCGTCGCGGTCCGAACTGGGAATTGCTGTCCACAATGCTGGACCTGCGTGGTGCGATGATGGGCAAGGACTCTCGCCCCGTCGACGAGATTTGGTTGCAAGATGGCGACGTGGTCATCGTCCCCCCCAGCCCGATTCGGTTGTTTGATCGCTTCGTCAGCCAAGTTTTCACCGAGGGCGTTTACGGGATCGTGCCCTTCAGCGGGTTTGGGTTCTCGTTTGGAGATGGGAACTGATCGGTTTTCGAAAGTTGCTCCGGCGACTATTCTTTCGGGTACTCCACTCGGAACACCTTCAACCGATTCCTGAGCCCACAGATGCATTACCAACCATTGCCGTTCGATCGCGAATTGATCGACCGAATCATCGAAGAAAACCCCACGCCATTTGTCCTGTATCACGAAGACGGGATCCGTGCACGGGCTCGCGAATTGACCGATGCGTTCGCCTGGAATGAAGGTTTTCAGCAGTATTTTGCTGTCAAAGCCACCCCGAACCCGCACATTGTCGCGATGATGGCCGAGGAAGGTGGCGGGGCCGATTGCAGCAGCGTGGCCGAGCTGATCACCTGCGAGCGTCTGGGCATCACCGGCCAAGACGTGATGTTCACGTCCAACAACACCACGATGGATGAGTTCGAGATCGCCAACAAGCTCGGCGCGATCATCAATCTCGACACCCCGCATCACATCGACCAAATCGCTCAATTGAGCCCCTTGCCGGAAATGGTTTCCTTCCGATTCAATCCGGGGCCAGAACGCCAAGGCAATGTGATCATCGGTGATCCCAAAGAAGCCAAGTTCGGCAGCACCCGCGAACAACTCATCGACGGGTACCGTCGCTGTGCCGAGCTCGGCATTTCGCGATTTGGGTTGCACGCGATGGTGGTCAGCAACGAACTGAATATCGAAGCGTTGTTGCAAACCGCTGAGATGTTGTTTGAACTCGCCGCCGAAATTCATCGCGAAACCGGCATCTCGGTTGAGTGCATCAACCTGGGTGGCGGAATCGGGGTGCCTTACCAGCCCGGCCAAGAACCCGTTGATCTGCCCGCCTTCGGGGATGGTGTTCGCAAGCTTTACGAATCGATCTTGGTTCCTGCAGGAATCGCTCCGGTGCGAATCCTGATGGAAAACGGTCGTGCGATGACCGGGCCGTTTGGCTATCTGATCACCAAGGTCATCAATCAAAAATCGTCCTACAAAGACTACGTCGGCGTGGACGCTTGCATGAGCAATTTGATGCGTCCGGGCATGTACGGGGCGTACCATTACATCACTGTGATGGGCAAGGAAGACCAGCCCGCTGATCGCACTGTGGATGTGGTCGGATCGCTCTGTGAGAACAACGACAAATTCGCCATCGATCGCAAGCTGCCTGCCACCGAAGTCGGTGACATCGCGGTCATCCACGATGCCGGTGCCCACGGCCACAGCATGGGATTTCAGTACAACGGTCGTCTTCGGTCCGCTGAGATCGTGTTCAACGACGCGGGTGAGTTTCGTGCGATTCGTCGCGCCGAGAACTTCGATGACTACTTCTGCACGGTGGACTTTGATTCCGTCAAAGTCGATCGCAAGCAGTCTGCCACCGTTGGCTAACCAACTCTTCGTCCGCCAGGCTTTCGAGCCCATCGACTGATTTCACCACCACCATTTCCGATTGAGACTCCATGCCCAAACTGACTGTCGAAAACGTTGGCACCTTTGATGTCCCTGCTGGCAAACGATTGATCAAAGCCTTGGTCGAAGAAGCGGGCACGGACCAATTGCACGCCTGCGGTGGCGTTTCCCGGTGCACCACGTGCCGGGTGGAATTCGTGGAAGGGGAACCGGAGCAGATCACAGCGGCGGAAAAAGAAACTCTCCGCGTTCGCGAAGTGACCGAACCCGGTGTTCGGCTCAGTTGCCAGATCAACTGCGATCAGGACATGACCGTTCGGGTGATCAGCCGGCTCGAAGGCAGCGGTCGCAAAGACCAAGGCGGCGCGGTCGCCGACGAGATCGAGCCCGCCCCCGAGTGGACCACGAAGTAGTTCACTGAAAAGTGGCGTTGGCTCGCGAAGCAGGTGCGCAGGCGTCTTCGGGTGTGTGAGCCATTCGGCGTTAGCCACGGTTCCATCGCACAACCGGGGCGATCGCTGGACCGCGAAATGTTTTCTGTTGTAGAGCGTATTCGTTTGCGCAAGTTTTCATCCCGGTAGGGATGTCAGATGGTAGCCGTCGGTAAGCGACAGCGCCACCGACGGACATGCAACCCGCGTCGCCACTCTCCATCCCGCCGTGGCCGATGGCCACGGCGGGATGGAGAGTTTTTTGGGTGGCTCCGTTTCCGGGGGTACGCTGCTACGCAGTAACCCCCGGCTACCATCTGAAACCCCTACCGGGATGAAGAACCAGAGGAGCCGGAATAA includes:
- a CDS encoding 2Fe-2S iron-sulfur cluster-binding protein; amino-acid sequence: MPKLTVENVGTFDVPAGKRLIKALVEEAGTDQLHACGGVSRCTTCRVEFVEGEPEQITAAEKETLRVREVTEPGVRLSCQINCDQDMTVRVISRLEGSGRKDQGGAVADEIEPAPEWTTK
- a CDS encoding polysaccharide biosynthesis/export family protein, whose translation is MDRPMKPTRLRSAFRRVCLATGLLLPLVFVGALSAQELVAPGQATPETNPRPTVLGSNTGTLPTPSFDMDNLPDSPPVNEDELLEVNSLRDYRQRLEEHNLRAEQAKLEARARFESRSRDLIPGLPSQPAPPEPTATRNDTLPEAVPAPSPAQTLAPPPVPPAAKVPTPKLPSAQQATDKEKLLELPPPLRPRQPQADRAVPPRPQRLGGSAPATSQDELPEFRPVPTRNRLQPSERTEPTAPSDPSKRLEALMEEDTAVESSSDLEAPRKSPAPEARSTRPVAPPTPPVKRTEGSQPKREPEPREPATEPEPRSRSVIDTEAIDSKQFSTNSSRSGSAPARNMGTPSWPDLMQDEVTRWPLPASFASHGGGPLSGHPSSVTCSTCGGCVDRNGVGVERLSKTIGLGTGTHPACQCWRCPQSMPFNVDGPGNYLGPARSTPVHEYRLRSGDQVQLTFLIKTVRSVGAYRLVVGDELLIESEADEKLTRGTLERGLEIQPDGTITLRFIGQIHAAGQTIDQLRELLNERYEEYYPDPSIDVTPVATGNIARQIREAISGSEGFNPQQTVQTITPEGTLRLPRLGAVPAQGLTLSELKREIILRYDSMSAGLDVEVVLEQQAPHYVYVLGEVTTPGRFEIDAPTTVLGGIALGGGYVPGANLRQVVIFRRGPNWELLSTMLDLRGAMMGKDSRPVDEIWLQDGDVVIVPPSPIRLFDRFVSQVFTEGVYGIVPFSGFGFSFGDGN
- a CDS encoding diaminopimelate decarboxylase, giving the protein MHYQPLPFDRELIDRIIEENPTPFVLYHEDGIRARARELTDAFAWNEGFQQYFAVKATPNPHIVAMMAEEGGGADCSSVAELITCERLGITGQDVMFTSNNTTMDEFEIANKLGAIINLDTPHHIDQIAQLSPLPEMVSFRFNPGPERQGNVIIGDPKEAKFGSTREQLIDGYRRCAELGISRFGLHAMVVSNELNIEALLQTAEMLFELAAEIHRETGISVECINLGGGIGVPYQPGQEPVDLPAFGDGVRKLYESILVPAGIAPVRILMENGRAMTGPFGYLITKVINQKSSYKDYVGVDACMSNLMRPGMYGAYHYITVMGKEDQPADRTVDVVGSLCENNDKFAIDRKLPATEVGDIAVIHDAGAHGHSMGFQYNGRLRSAEIVFNDAGEFRAIRRAENFDDYFCTVDFDSVKVDRKQSATVG